TGAACGAAGCCCTGAACCAGCTGGGTGACAGCCGTGCGGCTTCCGAGTCCGATCTGGAAGAGTCCCTGTCCCGCTACAACCGCTGGGAAAGCACTCGCAACGGCGAAGACCCGGTACAAATCAAGAAAGACCTGCAGCGCTGCATGCAGAACAACTTCTCCGTATTCCGGGAAGGCGATGCCATGGCGTCCGGTCTGGCTGAACTGAAGGAAATTCGCGAGCGGCTGAAGTCTGCCCGTCTGGATGACACCAGCCGTGACTTCAACACCCAGCGCATCGAGTGTCTGGAGCTCGATAACCTGATGGAAACCGCCTACGCCACCGCCGTGGCCGCGAACTTCCGGACCGAAAGCCGTGGTGCCCATACCCGTTTCGACTTCCCTGACCGGGATGACGCAAACTGGCTGTGCCACTCGTTGTACAACCCCGAGTCCGAGTCCATGAGCCGTCGTGAAGTGAACATGGCGCCGGTGACTCGTGAAGCGTTTCCGCCGAAAGTGCGGACCTACTAAGGGGAGGGGAGTGAAGATGCAAGTAACTGTTTCCGTATATCGTTACAATCCCGAGACCGACGCCAAGCCCTACATGAAAGACTATCGGATGGATATTCCCGAAGGCTCTGACATGATGGTGCTCGATGCCCTGCTGCAGCTCAAGGAGCAGGAGCCAAGCCTGGCGTTCCGTCGCTCCTGCCGTGAAGGCGTGTGCGGCTCGGACGGCCTCAACATGAACGGCAAGAATGGCCTGGCCTGTATCACCCCGTTGTCCGACCTGCTCGGCAAGGACAACAAGGTGGTGATTCGCCCGCTGCCCGGCCTGCCTGTGGTGCGTGATCTGGTGGTCGACATGACCCAGTTCTACACCCAGTGGGAGAAGGTCAAACCCTTCCTCATTGCCGAAGACAAACAACCGCCGGCGAGGGAGCGCCTGCAGTCACCGGAAGAACGGTCCAAGCTGGATGGGCTGTATGAGTGCATTCTGTGCGCCTGCTGCTCCACCTCTTGCCCGTCCTTCTGGTGGAACCCGGACAAGTTCATCGGCCCGGCCGGCCTGCTGGCCGCCTATCGCTGGCTTATCGACAGCCGCGATACCGCCACCGATGAGCGCTTGTCCAATCTGGATGACGCCTTCAGCGTGTTCCGCTGCCACGGCATCATGAACTGCGTAAACGTGTGTCCCAAGGGCCTGAACCCCACCAAGGCCATTGGTAACATCAAGTCCATGCTGCTGAAACGGGCAGTGTAACCGTCCCGACTAACAGCCCGCCGCCCGCAAGGGCGGCATTTGACTCGACGACCAGAACGACAGTAGCCCTGTCGCGAAGTTAAAAAGGGATAATGATGCACAATGGCGTAATGCAAGCCTGGCTGGACTCTTCTCACCTGGCCGGTGCCAATGCGACCTATGTAGAAGACCTGTACGAGGCCTACCTGGCCGATCCCGACTCCGTATCCGACGAATGGCGCACCGTGTTTGACGGCCTGCCAGCCGCCGAGGCTCCGGTGCAGGATCAGCCCCAT
The Oceanimonas doudoroffii DNA segment above includes these coding regions:
- a CDS encoding succinate dehydrogenase iron-sulfur subunit, with the protein product MQVTVSVYRYNPETDAKPYMKDYRMDIPEGSDMMVLDALLQLKEQEPSLAFRRSCREGVCGSDGLNMNGKNGLACITPLSDLLGKDNKVVIRPLPGLPVVRDLVVDMTQFYTQWEKVKPFLIAEDKQPPARERLQSPEERSKLDGLYECILCACCSTSCPSFWWNPDKFIGPAGLLAAYRWLIDSRDTATDERLSNLDDAFSVFRCHGIMNCVNVCPKGLNPTKAIGNIKSMLLKRAV